In a genomic window of Sporosarcina trichiuri:
- the def gene encoding peptide deformylase, whose amino-acid sequence MTVLEIVKYPDKILETKTAEVVKFDRKLHKLLDDMMETMIASDGVGIAAPQVGQSIRAAIVDIGEGDPPIELINPVITAVGGEDTDLEGCLSFPDLYGEVKRPFFVRVEAQERDGSLYELEAEGYEARAIMHEIDHLDGILFNTKISRIVDASEFDEPDETLAALGEDVTENE is encoded by the coding sequence TTGACTGTACTGGAAATCGTGAAATACCCTGACAAAATACTTGAAACGAAAACAGCGGAAGTCGTGAAGTTCGACCGCAAGCTGCACAAACTGCTCGATGACATGATGGAAACGATGATCGCATCAGACGGTGTCGGCATCGCAGCGCCCCAGGTCGGACAGTCGATCAGGGCGGCCATCGTCGATATCGGCGAAGGGGATCCGCCGATCGAGCTCATCAATCCTGTCATCACCGCAGTGGGCGGGGAAGACACCGATCTTGAAGGATGCCTGAGCTTCCCGGATCTGTATGGAGAAGTGAAGCGGCCGTTCTTCGTGCGGGTGGAAGCACAGGAACGGGACGGCTCCCTGTATGAACTCGAGGCGGAAGGCTATGAAGCCCGGGCGATCATGCACGAGATCGATCACTTGGACGGCATCCTGTTCAATACGAAAATCAGCCGCATTGTCGATGCTTCGGAATTCGACGAACCGGATGAAACGCTGGCGGCGTTAGGAGAGGACGTGACGGAAAATGAGTAG
- the priA gene encoding primosomal protein N': MIAEVIVDVAAYPIDRPFDYKIPELFRGFVEPGMRVKVPFGPRKVAGYVVGLKETSGLDETKLKSVEQLIDFEPVLSPELLEMSKWLAEDTLAYRIDALQVMLPAAMRAKYEKFIVAMKPDGIQGEALMDMMGGRERVPLKMADTPELLKQLKAAAASGAVRVETLVKQQTAVKKVRMITIQDAASIEGVLSGLSRQAAKQRRLLEWMLSHAGESMEAGRLLKEADVTATVLKSVIDKGAAQENKTEVYREPEDVRMEEAAVPRELTAHQQEAVGQVTDAFRNGQDSVFLLHGITGSGKTEVYLQTIEEVVKNGREAIVLVPEISLTPQMTSRFKERFDDQVAVMHSALSAGEKYDEWRRIHRKEVKVVVGARSAVFAPFENLGIIILDEEHESTYKQEDSPRYHARDVAIWRAAYNRCPVILGSATPALESYARASKGLYHLLELPVRVKELALPSVHVVDMRNELKEGNRSMFSVPLAEAIRERLDRHEQTVLFLNKRGFSSFVLCRDCGTTIQCPNCDISLTYHRASESLKCHYCGHEDAVPQECPECGSEHIRFFGTGTQKAEEEIGRLFPEARVLRMDVDTTRQKGSHARLLQKFGEGKADILLGTQMIAKGLDFPNITLVGVLAADTTLHLADFRAAEKTFQLLTQVSGRAGRHELEGEVFIQTYTPEHYAIELSKAQLYEPFYAMEMGARKQFGYPPFYYIVNIQFSHENLLKVVEYAEKAARFLTERLSPESVLIGPTASAVSRVNNRYRYQCLIKYKKEPKLTETLQALIRHYRTGWIKDGLLLSVDKSPVVIY; this comes from the coding sequence ATGATCGCAGAAGTGATTGTGGATGTTGCCGCCTATCCGATCGACAGGCCTTTCGACTATAAGATCCCGGAACTGTTCCGCGGATTCGTCGAGCCCGGCATGCGGGTCAAAGTGCCGTTCGGTCCGCGCAAAGTGGCAGGTTATGTCGTCGGGCTGAAAGAGACGAGCGGTCTGGATGAGACCAAGCTGAAGTCCGTCGAGCAGCTCATCGATTTCGAACCGGTCCTCTCGCCGGAACTGCTCGAAATGTCGAAATGGCTGGCGGAAGATACGCTCGCCTACCGGATCGATGCCCTGCAGGTCATGCTGCCGGCAGCGATGCGTGCGAAGTACGAGAAATTCATCGTCGCTATGAAGCCCGATGGGATCCAAGGCGAGGCACTCATGGATATGATGGGCGGCAGGGAACGGGTGCCGCTGAAAATGGCGGATACCCCCGAATTGCTGAAACAGCTGAAGGCCGCCGCAGCGAGCGGAGCGGTCCGTGTGGAAACACTCGTCAAGCAGCAGACCGCGGTCAAGAAAGTCCGTATGATCACCATCCAGGATGCGGCTTCGATCGAGGGGGTTCTGTCCGGGCTGTCCAGACAGGCAGCCAAACAGCGCAGGCTCCTTGAGTGGATGCTCAGCCATGCAGGTGAATCGATGGAAGCCGGACGTCTGCTGAAAGAGGCGGACGTCACTGCGACCGTCCTGAAAAGTGTGATCGACAAAGGGGCGGCGCAGGAGAATAAGACAGAAGTGTACAGGGAGCCGGAAGATGTCCGCATGGAAGAGGCTGCCGTCCCCCGTGAGCTGACCGCCCATCAGCAGGAGGCGGTCGGGCAGGTGACGGACGCATTCCGTAACGGACAGGACAGCGTATTCCTTCTCCACGGCATTACCGGCAGCGGCAAGACGGAAGTCTATCTGCAGACGATCGAGGAAGTCGTGAAAAACGGCCGGGAGGCGATCGTCCTCGTGCCTGAGATCTCCCTGACCCCGCAGATGACATCGCGTTTCAAGGAACGTTTCGATGATCAGGTCGCTGTCATGCACAGTGCCCTTTCTGCGGGCGAGAAGTATGATGAATGGCGAAGGATCCACCGGAAGGAAGTGAAAGTGGTCGTCGGCGCAAGGTCGGCTGTGTTTGCTCCTTTCGAAAATCTGGGCATCATCATCCTGGATGAAGAGCACGAATCGACCTACAAGCAGGAAGACTCACCGCGCTACCACGCGCGCGACGTCGCGATCTGGCGCGCTGCCTACAACCGCTGTCCGGTCATACTTGGCAGCGCAACCCCTGCACTTGAATCGTATGCACGCGCTTCGAAAGGGCTCTATCACCTTCTAGAGCTGCCTGTCCGGGTGAAAGAGCTGGCACTCCCGTCCGTCCATGTTGTCGATATGCGGAACGAACTGAAGGAAGGCAACAGGTCGATGTTTTCCGTCCCTCTCGCCGAAGCGATCCGGGAACGGCTGGACAGGCATGAGCAGACCGTGCTGTTCCTGAACAAACGCGGATTCTCTTCTTTCGTACTGTGCAGGGACTGCGGCACGACGATCCAATGCCCGAACTGCGACATCTCCCTGACCTACCACCGGGCCAGTGAAAGCCTGAAATGCCATTACTGCGGTCACGAAGACGCGGTTCCGCAAGAATGCCCGGAATGCGGCAGTGAGCATATCCGTTTCTTCGGCACAGGGACGCAAAAGGCGGAGGAAGAGATCGGCCGCCTGTTCCCGGAAGCCCGTGTACTGCGGATGGACGTCGACACGACAAGGCAGAAAGGGTCGCATGCCCGCCTCCTGCAGAAGTTCGGTGAAGGGAAAGCGGATATCCTGCTCGGCACCCAGATGATCGCAAAAGGGCTCGATTTCCCGAACATCACGCTCGTCGGCGTGCTCGCAGCCGACACGACCCTCCACCTGGCCGACTTCCGGGCTGCCGAGAAGACGTTCCAGCTGCTGACGCAGGTGAGCGGGCGGGCCGGCAGACATGAACTGGAAGGGGAGGTCTTCATACAGACCTATACCCCTGAACACTATGCGATCGAACTGTCGAAGGCCCAGCTCTATGAGCCGTTCTATGCGATGGAAATGGGGGCGCGCAAGCAGTTCGGCTATCCGCCGTTCTACTATATCGTCAACATCCAATTCAGCCATGAGAACCTGCTGAAAGTCGTCGAGTATGCTGAAAAGGCGGCACGTTTCCTGACAGAGAGGCTCAGTCCGGAAAGTGTGCTGATCGGACCGACAGCATCGGCGGTCAGCCGGGTGAATAATAGATATAGGTACCAATGTCTGATAAAATACAAAAAAGAACCGAAACTGACAGAGACACTGCAGGCGCTCATCCGTCATTACCGCACCGGATGGATCAAAGACGGGCTCCTGCTGTCTGTGGATAAATCCCCGGTCGTCATCTATTGA
- the coaBC gene encoding bifunctional phosphopantothenoylcysteine decarboxylase/phosphopantothenate--cysteine ligase CoaBC — protein sequence MLTNKKILLCVTGGIAVYKAVALVSRLSQAGAAVKVVMTESATEFVRPLSFQVMSRNDVYTDTFDEKDSSVIAHIDLADWADLIIVAPATANVIGKLANGIADDMVTTLLLAATAPVWIAPAMNVHMYEHPAVLRNIDRLARDGYEFIEPSEGFLACGYVGRGRLEEPEKITELAAAFFTEQPQRPLAGKKVVVTAGPTLERIDPVRYISNFSSGKMGYAMAEAAVALGADVVLITGPVALDPPEGAAVVRVESAAEMLEAVLAQYDDADYVVKSAAVADYRPQTVHPNKMKKKEGNSVLELERTADILKTLGDRKTHQCLIGFAAETDDAITYGKGKLASKNLDWIIVNDVTDPSGGFGSDSNVVTLLSKDGSETPFPAMEKRALAKELLTAVAAQGSDAQ from the coding sequence TTGCTGACAAACAAAAAGATCTTACTTTGCGTGACAGGCGGCATCGCAGTCTATAAGGCGGTGGCACTCGTGAGCAGACTGAGCCAGGCAGGTGCGGCGGTCAAGGTGGTCATGACGGAATCCGCCACGGAATTCGTCCGGCCCCTGTCGTTCCAGGTCATGTCCCGGAATGATGTCTATACGGATACATTCGATGAGAAGGACTCCTCCGTCATCGCGCATATCGACCTTGCCGACTGGGCAGACCTGATCATAGTCGCTCCGGCGACCGCGAATGTCATCGGCAAGCTCGCGAACGGGATCGCGGACGATATGGTCACCACACTGCTGCTTGCGGCGACAGCCCCGGTCTGGATAGCGCCGGCCATGAATGTCCATATGTACGAGCATCCGGCAGTCCTGCGGAACATCGACCGTCTGGCGCGTGACGGCTATGAATTCATCGAACCGTCGGAAGGGTTCCTGGCCTGCGGCTATGTCGGCAGGGGACGTCTCGAAGAACCCGAGAAGATCACAGAACTGGCCGCTGCCTTCTTTACAGAGCAGCCGCAGCGTCCGCTTGCGGGCAAGAAAGTGGTCGTGACAGCCGGCCCCACCCTGGAACGGATCGATCCTGTGCGGTACATCTCCAATTTTTCAAGCGGCAAGATGGGCTATGCGATGGCGGAAGCCGCAGTCGCACTGGGGGCGGACGTCGTCCTGATCACAGGGCCGGTTGCACTCGATCCTCCTGAAGGTGCGGCGGTTGTCCGTGTCGAAAGTGCTGCTGAAATGCTGGAAGCCGTGCTTGCGCAGTATGATGATGCCGATTATGTCGTGAAATCGGCGGCTGTCGCGGATTATCGCCCGCAGACCGTGCATCCGAACAAGATGAAGAAGAAAGAAGGCAATTCGGTGCTGGAACTGGAACGCACGGCCGATATCCTGAAAACACTCGGTGACCGGAAGACGCACCAATGCCTCATCGGGTTCGCAGCTGAGACGGATGATGCGATCACGTACGGAAAAGGGAAACTCGCTTCGAAAAACCTGGATTGGATCATCGTCAACGACGTGACGGATCCGTCAGGCGGTTTCGGAAGCGATTCGAACGTCGTGACCCTCCTGTCGAAAGACGGCAGTGAAACACCGTTTCCCGCCATGGAAAAACGGGCGCTTGCGAAGGAGCTTCTGACAGCTGTCGCGGCGCAGGGATCTGATGCGCAATGA
- the rpoZ gene encoding DNA-directed RNA polymerase subunit omega: MLYPSVDSLKEKIDSKYTLVSLAAKRARDIQENHNEETMKYRSHKNVGKALEEVAAGLLNKQKTDDSIVYEDEI, encoded by the coding sequence ATGCTGTATCCATCGGTAGATTCACTGAAAGAGAAGATCGATTCGAAGTACACGCTCGTATCACTGGCAGCGAAGCGCGCCCGTGATATCCAGGAAAACCATAACGAAGAGACGATGAAGTACAGATCGCACAAAAATGTCGGCAAAGCACTGGAAGAAGTTGCAGCCGGCCTGCTGAACAAGCAGAAGACCGATGATTCGATCGTCTATGAAGACGAGATCTGA
- the gmk gene encoding guanylate kinase, with amino-acid sequence MFKQRGLLIVLSGPSGVGKGTVRKELFTQPDTNYEYSISMTTRLPREGETDGVDYYFRPREEFERLIAEGKLLEHAEYVGNYYGTPLDYVNETLDSGRDVFLEIEVVGAAQVREKMPDGLFIFLAPPSLSHLEQRLVGRGTEVLEVIASRVAKARDELEMMDLYDYVVENDEVSKACDRINAIVTAEHCRRERVEERYLAMLEGE; translated from the coding sequence ATGTTTAAACAACGAGGGCTTTTGATTGTCCTGTCCGGCCCCTCGGGTGTCGGAAAAGGGACTGTCCGGAAAGAACTGTTCACACAGCCGGATACGAATTATGAATATTCGATTTCGATGACGACGCGGCTGCCGCGGGAAGGCGAGACGGATGGCGTCGACTATTATTTCCGTCCGCGCGAGGAGTTCGAACGCCTCATCGCGGAGGGCAAGCTGCTGGAGCACGCCGAGTATGTAGGGAACTACTACGGGACGCCGCTCGATTATGTGAACGAGACGCTCGACTCCGGTCGGGATGTCTTTCTCGAAATCGAAGTGGTCGGCGCAGCGCAAGTGCGTGAAAAGATGCCGGACGGACTGTTCATCTTCCTGGCGCCGCCGAGCCTGTCGCATCTGGAGCAGCGGCTCGTCGGCAGGGGCACGGAAGTACTCGAAGTCATCGCATCGCGCGTTGCAAAAGCGCGGGACGAACTCGAGATGATGGATCTGTATGATTATGTCGTGGAGAACGACGAAGTCTCGAAAGCGTGCGACCGCATCAACGCCATCGTCACAGCGGAGCACTGCAGACGAGAACGTGTCGAAGAACGCTATTTAGCTATGCTGGAAGGGGAATGA
- a CDS encoding Rqc2 family fibronectin-binding protein, translating into MAFDGLFTTAMRRELQAIENGRITKIHQPNAQEIVLVIRAEGQNRKLLFSVHPSYARVQFTEETIQNPSEPPMFCMTMRKHLEGGTVTAVRQTGTDRILTFRIRSKNEIGDDMEREIIFEIMGRHSNFVLIDPERNMIVDSLKHLPPAVNSYRTIMPGQPYVPAPAQDKLDPFELTEQEFDTLLPEFDSPKAVVGRLSGFSPVHAEELLYRMHNADSPRAFDVYNEFVRTFSDGPFRPNAVEKDGKLLFSAADLTFTGQPPTLYPTLGELLDKVYFARAVRERVKAQAADLERWLDNEIAKLKLKVQKLEKERKDAGRLDTFQLYGELLTANSYAIGKGQKEAEVDNYYEQGTTVTIPLDPRKTVIENAQRYFSKYAKAKNALIQIADQLEKAAEDISYFEMVKQQVMQASTDDIDEIRDELADLGLMKARKGKKKAKPKKPMPESYVSTSGTKISVGKNNRQNDWLTSKLAARNHIWLHTKDIPGSHVVIHDEQPDDGTIQEAAALAAYFSKARGSASVPVDFTEVRHVKKPNGSKPGFVIYFEQQTVYVTPDEDLVRKLKA; encoded by the coding sequence ATGGCATTTGACGGGTTGTTCACAACCGCGATGAGACGCGAACTGCAAGCAATCGAAAACGGCCGGATCACGAAGATCCATCAGCCGAACGCCCAGGAGATCGTGCTGGTCATCCGTGCTGAGGGACAGAACCGGAAACTGCTGTTTTCGGTCCATCCTTCCTATGCACGTGTCCAGTTCACGGAAGAGACGATCCAGAACCCATCGGAACCGCCGATGTTCTGCATGACGATGCGGAAACACCTGGAAGGGGGCACGGTGACCGCTGTCCGGCAGACAGGCACGGACCGCATCCTTACATTCAGGATCCGTTCGAAAAACGAAATCGGCGATGATATGGAACGCGAAATCATTTTCGAGATCATGGGCCGGCACAGCAACTTTGTGCTGATCGATCCGGAACGCAATATGATCGTCGACAGTCTGAAGCACCTGCCGCCTGCGGTCAACAGCTACCGGACCATCATGCCGGGCCAGCCGTATGTACCGGCACCCGCCCAGGACAAACTCGATCCGTTCGAACTGACGGAACAGGAATTCGACACACTGCTGCCGGAATTCGACTCGCCGAAAGCGGTCGTCGGCCGTCTGTCCGGCTTCTCTCCCGTCCACGCCGAGGAGCTGCTGTACCGGATGCACAATGCGGACAGCCCGCGGGCATTCGATGTGTACAATGAATTCGTGCGCACTTTCTCGGACGGTCCATTCAGACCGAATGCAGTCGAGAAGGACGGCAAGCTGCTGTTCTCGGCAGCGGATCTGACCTTCACCGGTCAGCCGCCGACGCTCTATCCGACTCTCGGCGAATTGCTCGACAAAGTGTACTTTGCACGTGCGGTCCGTGAGCGGGTGAAGGCGCAGGCCGCCGATCTCGAGCGCTGGCTCGACAACGAGATCGCGAAATTGAAACTGAAAGTCCAGAAACTCGAGAAGGAACGCAAGGATGCCGGGCGGCTCGATACGTTCCAGCTCTACGGCGAACTGCTGACCGCGAACAGCTATGCAATCGGGAAAGGGCAGAAGGAAGCGGAAGTCGACAACTATTATGAACAGGGCACGACGGTCACCATCCCGCTCGATCCGCGCAAGACGGTCATCGAGAATGCCCAGCGCTACTTCTCGAAATATGCAAAAGCGAAAAATGCATTGATCCAGATTGCCGACCAGCTCGAAAAGGCAGCCGAGGACATCAGCTATTTCGAAATGGTGAAGCAGCAGGTCATGCAGGCATCGACCGATGATATCGACGAAATCCGGGATGAACTGGCAGATCTCGGGCTGATGAAAGCACGGAAAGGCAAGAAGAAAGCGAAGCCGAAAAAGCCGATGCCGGAGTCCTACGTGTCGACGTCGGGCACCAAGATCTCCGTCGGCAAGAACAACCGGCAGAACGACTGGCTGACATCGAAGCTGGCCGCCCGCAATCATATCTGGCTGCATACGAAGGACATCCCGGGCTCCCATGTCGTCATCCATGACGAACAGCCCGATGACGGGACGATCCAGGAGGCGGCAGCACTTGCTGCCTATTTCAGCAAAGCGCGCGGCTCCGCTTCCGTGCCGGTCGACTTCACGGAAGTGCGGCATGTGAAAAAGCCGAACGGCTCGAAACCCGGCTTTGTTATCTACTTTGAACAGCAGACGGTCTATGTCACACCGGACGAGGACCTCGTCCGCAAACTGAAAGCATGA
- the pyrE gene encoding orotate phosphoribosyltransferase gives MKQEIAEILLNAEAVTLSPDEPYTWASGIESPIYCDNRLIMSDPAGRRRVAEGLAEIIRKQYPNTTVIAGTATAGIPHAAWVADILGLPMVYIRSKAKGHGRSKQIEGRVKPEDRAIIVEDLISTGGSSLTAAAALRDEGIPVEGIVSIFTYGLDSADQAFAEADLTYTSLTDFDALAEVAARTGAIRQESLAPLKDWHGRLKTGALHN, from the coding sequence ATGAAACAGGAGATTGCAGAAATATTGCTGAACGCGGAGGCTGTGACACTCAGTCCCGACGAGCCGTACACATGGGCGTCCGGCATCGAGTCGCCGATCTACTGCGACAACCGGCTGATCATGTCCGACCCGGCCGGACGGCGCCGGGTGGCGGAAGGGCTTGCGGAGATCATCCGCAAACAGTATCCAAACACAACAGTCATCGCGGGAACAGCGACAGCAGGAATCCCGCACGCTGCCTGGGTTGCGGACATCCTTGGCCTGCCCATGGTCTATATCCGGTCGAAAGCGAAAGGGCACGGACGCAGTAAACAGATCGAGGGCCGTGTGAAACCGGAGGACCGCGCAATCATCGTGGAAGATCTCATTTCGACAGGGGGCAGCAGTCTGACGGCAGCGGCAGCACTCCGTGATGAGGGTATACCCGTGGAAGGGATCGTCTCCATCTTTACATATGGTCTCGACAGCGCCGATCAGGCATTCGCGGAAGCGGATCTGACGTATACAAGTCTGACGGATTTCGATGCGCTGGCCGAAGTGGCGGCACGCACAGGCGCCATCCGCCAGGAATCCCTGGCTCCGCTGAAGGACTGGCACGGCAGATTGAAGACAGGGGCACTGCACAATTGA
- the pyrF gene encoding orotidine-5'-phosphate decarboxylase, with product MNTSPIIALDFEDGQSAMTFLEPFETGTFVKVGMQLFYKEGPAVVHQLKERGFDVFLDLKLHDIPNTVKSAMTSIAQTGADLVNVHAAGGAAMMEAALEGLDKGTAAGGRRPSLIAVTQLTSTTEEQMQREQLIGRTLDESVLHYAKLAQTARLDGVVCSVLETGKIADACGKEFLKVTPGIRMADDAAHDQKRIATPTQARELGSTHIVVGRSITQAADPLTAYREIVNQWKGMDGR from the coding sequence ATGAATACATCACCGATCATCGCACTCGATTTTGAAGACGGACAGTCGGCCATGACCTTCCTCGAGCCGTTCGAGACAGGAACGTTCGTGAAAGTCGGGATGCAGCTGTTCTATAAGGAAGGTCCTGCAGTCGTCCACCAGCTGAAAGAGAGAGGGTTCGACGTGTTCCTCGATTTGAAACTGCATGATATCCCGAATACGGTGAAGTCGGCGATGACTTCAATCGCTCAGACTGGCGCGGATCTGGTCAATGTCCACGCGGCTGGCGGTGCGGCCATGATGGAAGCGGCGCTGGAAGGGCTTGACAAGGGGACGGCGGCAGGGGGACGGCGCCCTTCGCTCATAGCGGTGACACAGCTCACCTCCACCACCGAAGAACAGATGCAGCGTGAACAGCTGATCGGACGGACGCTTGATGAGTCCGTTCTGCATTATGCAAAGCTCGCGCAGACAGCCCGCTTGGACGGCGTCGTGTGCTCTGTCCTGGAGACAGGGAAGATCGCCGATGCCTGTGGGAAGGAATTCCTGAAAGTGACGCCGGGCATCCGGATGGCGGATGATGCGGCGCACGATCAGAAGCGGATCGCAACCCCAACGCAGGCGAGGGAGCTCGGATCGACACATATCGTCGTCGGCCGGTCGATCACCCAGGCGGCGGATCCGCTCACAGCCTATCGGGAAATCGTGAATCAATGGAAAGGGATGGATGGACGATGA
- a CDS encoding dihydroorotate dehydrogenase, which yields MNRLAVELPGLSLKNPIMPASGCFGFGKEYGNLYDLSQLGAIMIKATTLEPRFGNPTPRVAETAAGMLNAIGLQNPGLASVLQDELPRLAEIDVPIIANVAGSEVADYVQVAEAISQAPNVQALELNISCPNVKCGGIAFGTDPVLAGELTAAVKAVSSVPVYVKLSPNVADITVIAQAVEAAGADGLTMINTLVGMRLDRKTGKPVIANRTGGLSGPAVKPVAIRMIHEVSRAVGIPIIGMGGVTDTGDVIDFLSAGASAVAVGTANFVNPFVCPEIIRELPAALDEIGAATAAELIGRSHRV from the coding sequence ATGAACCGGTTGGCGGTGGAACTGCCGGGCCTGTCACTGAAGAACCCGATCATGCCGGCATCAGGCTGTTTCGGCTTCGGCAAGGAGTACGGCAATCTGTATGATCTGTCCCAGCTCGGCGCGATTATGATCAAAGCGACGACTCTGGAGCCGCGCTTCGGAAACCCGACGCCGCGTGTCGCAGAAACGGCAGCCGGCATGCTGAATGCCATCGGCCTGCAGAATCCCGGCCTGGCCAGCGTGCTGCAGGATGAACTGCCGCGGCTTGCAGAGATCGACGTGCCGATCATCGCGAATGTCGCGGGTTCCGAAGTGGCTGATTATGTCCAGGTGGCGGAAGCGATCTCACAAGCGCCGAACGTCCAGGCGCTGGAACTGAATATCTCGTGTCCGAATGTCAAATGCGGAGGGATCGCATTCGGCACGGATCCGGTTCTCGCCGGCGAACTGACGGCGGCGGTCAAAGCCGTATCGTCCGTGCCTGTCTATGTGAAATTGTCGCCGAATGTCGCGGACATCACTGTGATCGCACAAGCTGTCGAAGCAGCCGGTGCAGACGGACTGACGATGATCAATACACTTGTCGGCATGCGGCTCGACCGGAAGACCGGCAAGCCTGTCATCGCGAACAGGACAGGAGGGCTGTCCGGCCCTGCGGTGAAGCCCGTCGCGATACGGATGATCCATGAAGTGAGCCGGGCAGTCGGAATCCCGATCATCGGAATGGGGGGCGTGACGGACACAGGGGACGTCATCGACTTCCTGTCGGCGGGCGCAAGCGCGGTCGCCGTCGGTACGGCGAACTTCGTCAATCCGTTCGTCTGCCCGGAGATCATCCGCGAACTGCCGGCAGCGCTTGATGAAATCGGGGCAGCCACGGCAGCGGAGTTAATCGGAAGGAGCCACAGAGTATGA
- a CDS encoding dihydroorotate dehydrogenase electron transfer subunit: MILQDKMVIRSKRQLADRIMEMELEGELAAEITSPGQFVHIRVTDTYEPLLRRPISIASYDRDRRRMTIIFRAEGRGTQILAEKAVGISVDVLGPLGNGFPSGQPKPGETVLLVGGGIGVPPLYQLSKELTAAGVRVVHVLGFQTASAVFYEQEFSALGETRIVTADGTAGEKGFVTDSLRAHPVDFSVYYTCGPTPMLSAVQEAYAGKPGYLSFEQRMGCGIGACFACVCETKETDSRPYVKVCSDGPVFPAGVVAI; encoded by the coding sequence ATGATACTGCAAGACAAGATGGTCATTCGAAGCAAACGTCAGCTTGCTGACCGCATCATGGAAATGGAGCTGGAAGGGGAACTGGCGGCGGAAATCACATCGCCCGGCCAGTTCGTCCATATTCGGGTAACCGATACATATGAGCCGCTGCTCCGCCGGCCGATTTCGATCGCTTCCTATGACAGGGACCGCCGGCGGATGACGATCATCTTCCGGGCGGAAGGAAGAGGGACGCAAATCCTTGCGGAAAAAGCTGTGGGTATCTCCGTCGACGTACTCGGACCGCTCGGGAACGGGTTTCCGAGCGGGCAGCCGAAGCCGGGCGAAACGGTACTGCTGGTCGGCGGAGGCATCGGGGTGCCGCCGCTCTACCAGCTGTCGAAAGAGCTGACAGCTGCGGGTGTCCGTGTTGTCCACGTGCTCGGGTTCCAGACGGCATCCGCCGTCTTCTATGAACAGGAATTCTCAGCACTCGGCGAAACGCGGATCGTCACAGCTGACGGCACTGCCGGCGAGAAGGGATTCGTGACGGATTCCCTACGTGCGCATCCTGTCGATTTCTCTGTCTATTATACATGCGGACCGACACCTATGCTGTCCGCAGTGCAGGAGGCGTATGCCGGCAAACCCGGCTACCTGTCATTCGAGCAGCGGATGGGCTGCGGCATAGGCGCCTGCTTCGCCTGTGTCTGTGAAACGAAAGAAACTGACAGCCGGCCGTACGTCAAAGTCTGTTCGGACGGACCGGTATTCCCAGCAGGGGTGGTGGCCATATGA